The following nucleotide sequence is from Miscanthus floridulus cultivar M001 unplaced genomic scaffold, ASM1932011v1 os_1480, whole genome shotgun sequence.
ATTCAAAAGACAACACACACCTAGGGGGAAAACTAACATCGCCCTAGAGAGGTTGTTGAGCATCATTGTTGCTGAGCTATGCTAAACTCAACACAGAAACTCCGACTTCGCCATAGCAAACTCTTTCAAGCAAGTCAAGCGTCCCTGCACGGTGTAGCAAGAGTGCCGAGAGGCAACCGGTGAACAAGATCTCCGAAacaacgcatcaaggaaggatgcAGAGCCGGGAACACCGTTAGCGATTGTTCAGGAAACTAGACAAAGTTTTCACCTAACAAGTCCTACAAAGTGGGAGGGAGAGCACCTcaatgacccccccccccccccccccccccccccacccacccacccacacacacaccatCCCCAACAGGGAGAGCAGCGCCCACGAGTGTCATCGCCATTGGCTCCGGTCACAATAGCCAAGCTTTAAGCCCTGAGCCATCCATCCACACCCGCCGCGTTGAAGTGTGGCATGCCAAGCGTATCTCGTCCATGACGTCATCTTTGAGCGCAAATCGCCAACACCACGATGTCGGTGCCAAATCCAGGGCCCTGCTGAGCTGCCATTGTCGACGTCGCCCGAAGACACAGTCGAGGTCATGCCTCAACCGCCACTTGGCGCTAGCCATGCCAACCCAGCGTGTGGCCTTTGTCCTTAACCAGCCTCTGTCTCACCACCATGGACCGCTTCCTGCCAGATCCAGCGTGTCCACCGTGTTACTGCGCCGCCATACAGCGTGGCCTCCAACCCGGCACCGCCGTGTAGCTTACAGGCCTATAGCAAGGTTATTTGGATGAAACCAATTGTAATGGTTTATTGTCAGTTTGTCACAAAGCATAAAAAAGGCAAGAGACCAACTGCAAGCATTGGAACTGAAGACGGAAGAGGAAAAACGTTTGATCCAAAAAAAACGCACTGGCCTCTGGGAAGGTTGTCATGACGGTGACGTGTATCATAGAGGCCTATGTACAGAGGATGCAAGTTCATGTACGTAACTCTGCAATGATTggatcgcaaaaaaaaaaatcttgaaaaaAGTTCTACTCCTAATAAACAGGTAATGATTGATCAAAGGGAACTGGGAAAGCATGAACGATCGGCAGGTAGTTATAACAGTCAAAGAACATGAACCTGACCGGTAAGTCCGGTACTCTTACAAGTGTACAACTCAGCAAAACCAAACGAACCTGGAGGACCGTCATGGCGCTCTCTCTCTGCACAGCAGAAACGACCTGATTTTTAAAcagaattttgatttttgaagaaATGCGTCGACGATAAAAGCTCTAACATAGCCTAATGATGATCTACTCACTATTATTAATTCCTCTACGTTGGCATATCCTCCTTTCCTATGATGATCTACTCGCTATCATAGCCTAATGAATTTCGTGAATACCAAACCCAGCTAACATCAAGGTAAATAACAATCACTGAATCACAAGCAAAATCTCCCCCCACAAAACAGTCACAAGCTGCCAAAGACTCGGCTCCCTTGCATTTGCCAATTGCCATGCATCATTGTGTTCCAAGCAGTCATGGCTGCCAGCCTGCCACGGTAGCATCCTCAGCCATCAGTGCAGGTCAGCAGCCTCCTAGAGCCAGAGCTCCTCGGTGCCGTGGTCGACTTGGCAGCAGCGCCTGCTCTGTCGATGCGAACCATGAGGACGGGCGCCTCGCCGGACACGTCGTCCAGGATCTCCGGTGGCATCGCAAGGAACATGGCCTGGTCGGCGGCCGAGAACGCCCCGGCACCGGACATGCTGCAGCTCCGCACCATGGGCATCATCATTGCCACGCTCTCCTTGCTGCTGGCGGCCTCCGCCCAGAGCTTGCACCTGAACTGGGGCGCCCCCTCCGCACCGTCGCCGTTGGCCCTCACGCACACCAGCGACACCGCGGCGGCCGCGCCTAGCGTGCACGCGGACACCAGGAACACGCGCCGGCCCTCCTCGCCCACCAGCACGTGCCAGACCTGCGGCAGCGGAAGGGCGACCCTGAGCGGCTTCCCGTAGCTCACCTCCGTGACGGGCCAGGAGTGGGCACCGGCGAAGTGGTCGGCCAGCCTCACCGGCGAGCTGAAGAAGCCGCAGCCGGGGTCCGGGCACGAGCAGGGCGCCCACTGGCAAGCGCGCTGGTGGTCCGCCGCCTCGAAGTACACCACGGAGCTCTTGCACCCGAACTCCTCGTACGCGCAGGGCTGCTTGGCTTCGCGCACGAAGGCGTCCACCTCCACGCACGGCGAGTAGATGGCGGCGCCGCGGCACACCTGCTCGTGGCTGTTGCAGCAGGTGCCGCATATCACGTGCCCGTACTCACACTGAAAGCACAAAAAATCTTTAGTTTTCATCAGTGATCTCGATGACATGTCGATGATGAGAACAGAGCAACCGACCTTGAACGTTGGAGGCTTGAGGGGAAGGCGACAAGATCGGCAGTGGAACAAGGTGAGCCCAAACGTCAAATTGATCTGCGCCTCCTCCATGGCTTCCGCGCTGCTGCCCTGGCTAACCTCTCCTTCCTCCTGCTCTTCTTCATCCTCTGCTGCCTCGTCTATCTCTTGCTGCTCCCGCTTGATCACGCCGTTGGGCATGGCCTGCGCCCTCGCCTTCTTGCCGTTGTGGCCGTGCTCGCCGTTCTCCAGCTGCGAGCCCCTCTTGCTCTGTTCAGCCATCTCCTCCTGTCACTCAAGTGTGGTGCCAGCAGCAACGTACCAAATCATCTTATTCGGTTTGGGGAACGGATCAGAAGGTGAGCTCGGTggtgaccacaagcacaagaagaGAAGCCTCTTCTGACCCCAACCGGCTATGTGTGGCGTGAACGAGCAAACAAGCTGGTGAGTCATATCATACACCAGAATAGAGGAGGCAGTTGcagaatttcaaaaaaaaaagaggctTTCATCAAACCCTATGATTGGAGGTAAATAGTATCTCTAGATAGCAATTTATGTTTGCTACATTTACTCCGGTTACCGTTGCGATACTTTGATATAATAGCTCTAACAAATTATAGCCATTAGTTTTTAAAATTTATGACACAATTAAGTAACTAAAAgccagaaaagaaaagaaaaccctAGAAAAAAAATAACATGGATTACAATCCCACGCAGGTAATCCCTTGCTTGATCAGGGTGAATTTATACTATTGACTACGGCCTGCAGGTGTGGTCTCACCCAGTCACCATACCCACGATAAAATCAAAATTATATTGTTACTACAAGAATCTTCACCGCATATACTTTAGCTCTCCCTGGCTTGATCTGCATGCACATATGCATGATGCCTGGGAGGTGTACGCTTAGGTAGGCCACGCCTATAGCATGCTTGGTGTACTATTATTAATAAAAGGTTTTTAAAGATAGCTCCTAATTAATAGAGGTGGACATTCTTAGTGCCGGTTTTTAAAAAATGAGGTGACCCTAACTCGATAAATAATCCCGCCATTCAAAATAAACAATTCTCTTGAAACTTTTAGATAAATTAAGGATGCGGATAAAAGACGCATCTATCCTCATCCCTTTTCTATCTCCGAGGATATCTTCTGAATTTGGCAGTTCTCATTTGCATGCACCTGTGATTAGCTTCCACATTAAGAGGCGGTGTACCGTGTTTTTGTAGAATGTTATTTTTTTGACAAATTTTAAACCTCGAAAATTTATTTAATTTAGAATGAAGGGAGTAGACATTAATAGAAGTGAACCCCCTTAGAAAGGTAGCatttttaaaaaattataaaagtGGTCATCTTAGAACGTCTGTCTCTATTATTGAAACACCTATTTTTTGCCACTACTTCTTCCTCCCTAAGCTCCTCACTCCCTTACTTGGACAGGTGTTATCCGAATGGACAAGCTCTAAGAGTCCCCCAAAAAAGTGTTTTCTCAAGGGGTGGGGGCTGATCTTCATTTCTTTGAAGAAGTTTGATCTAAAAGTTAGTTTGTGCTCTCGTATGactttttgttgttttgtttgCTGGCTTTTGCGTCTTTGGATGGGATTTGATATAGAGGTGGCACATGATGATTTCCTCCATTGTTTTAGCATCATTTGAGCTCAAATCAGTTGCCCATCTTCGGTCATATTATTGCTCTTACATGTATCTCCGTGTAGCATCAATTTCAAGTTTAGTAATGCGTAGCTTGATCACCATGAATGGAAATTTTTTCATCTAGATCTAATCtagatggagagagagaggagagatgtGTGTGAGgccaaaaaggaaataaaatgccCATATATATTTCTAAAATTGTGAATACCATGTACAAGAAGATAAACCCAATCATCAAAACCTCCATCAtgtacaagaagaacaaaggcaacaACAGCCACTACATCTAGGTTAGTCATTGCAGTCACCGAAGATGATGTTGAGGACCCTCGCATCAAAGTGTTGGCGTGGGTGAGTCGTTGAAGTCGCTAAAGTGTTGGCGAAGCCCCTCTTGCAGAAGTGTTTGCCAGGAGCCATGTTGGGGAAATCCATGAGGTATGTGGAACAAATCTCCCTATAGAAGAGGCCCAACTAGAAGCTAGAGTACCCCACCAAGGGGCCACTTGTAAATAGCCATTGCCTATAAGTGCACAAGGCCATGAGAGCAAGGGTTCTCACCTCTCACTCATTTGTACTTGTTGTGTACCCTCTCCACTGTCGAgctctctcctccctccctctctctcccctatTCGGATCAGTTAGTTCCAACACATTACTTATCATTCATCATAActtctcccttcctctctctcctatTCAGAACTGTCAGTTCTAACACATTACTTAACATTCATCATATCGATCAACATACTATTATGATCAACACTCAATATTCAACAATTCAATTGTTATTTAGTGCTTTATTACATGATTTATTAAATAAATAACCTAAAggagagatagatagataaatTATAGTCCTCTAGACTAATTAAAGAATGAATATTTACCTCATCAAGATTAGCGGTGCTAAAAATTTATGATACAATTAAATAACTAAAAAACAGAAAAGAAATTAAatcctagaaaaagaaaaaataaatcacATGGGTTGCTATTATCAACTTTGTTGCCGTCGGTAATTTCAAATATAGGTTGCTTGCTTCCCTGTGTATGTGTGGGTATTTAATCTCAACAAGCTAAAGTTAGATCAGGACATAAAATTTTGTAGAAGATCGGATTAGGATTGGACCATTCTTTAAAAAATTAGGGCTAGAGTGGGGTTAGGGTAGAATCTTAACCCCTACCAGGATTAATGGGAGCTGTCACCACCGAATGGTGTATACCTTTCTACACGGGACACATTTAGGTGTCTGAGTTTTAGGGGACGAATGGCTTCGTCGAGGCGAAGGACAATGGGAGAAAGATTGTGGTCAACGTTTGCGGAACTATGCCGCACTCGGCGTGGATCATCTACTACATCAAGCGGGAGGACAGGACCTGGATACGCATTTAGAGTGCGGGTGTCTAAGTTTTAGGGGACGAATGGCTTCATCGAGGCAAAGTACAATGGGAGAGAGGTTGTCGTCATCGCTTGGGGAACCATGCCGCACTCGGCGTGGATCATCGACTACATACACAGCTCAGAAGTATTTTTTCGAACAACCTATTTATATTGCACGAAAGAGACAACAAAGTATAGAGAGTGACGAGCAAAGAAGCTCGACATTACACGGCATCAACGGACGCCCAAAATTTGAGAAGagatagaaaaaaagaaaattaaTCCAAGTTCTAAGGTCTTGAACCACTTTTATATCGGCAACTCTAAAACTACAAGTTCTGCACTGTGCGCCTGATGACGTCCACGACAGTATCGCGCTGACCTCCTTGAGAGCCACAATCTCCAGAGCAGAACCCGCACGACACCCAAAGTAGGGAAAGGGACATGCTGAAGCCGATCTTGCACGGTCGGTTAACGGAATCTCATAGGAGCAGGCACCGAGCAACGTGCAAACTGTGGTGGCAACTGACAAGGGAGCTGGAGGCGAAAATGTGAGTGTTGATCGGTTTTCACTGTAGAGGGACACCTGGCGCACGAGACCTCATCACGCTGAAGGATGTTTTTCAGAGTAGGAAGCATGAGTATCATCCACCTCATTCCCCTTCGTCCTTTCGAATAAGGAGAAAACAGGAACCATTCTATCCTCTTAAGCAAACCGATAACAGGGCTCGCCTCATCCCTAAAAACTAGGGCCTTGTTTGGATACATCTTAGATTGTGGAAGCTGGATTTTAAAAATTAGATTGCTAGAAGCTGGATTATACAATATGAGTTGAGGCTGATTGGATCCATAGATTATAAAAGCTGAGGCAGACAACTTTCTAGAGTAAATAAAATTACATTAATACGCTCACTATTTTATTTTATGTTGTAGTtatgaaagaaagagagagtagCAGAATAGTCTTTTGAAGACTTAGCTGGAAGAAGCTTGGTTCCCTCCACTTACAAGATTACGGATTTTGGTGTATCTGGATTCTAAAAACTAGCTATAAGCTATGATTATTTGGAGCTGGAGCCCTCTCAAGATTCTATTAGCCAGCTTCTATAATCTTTGTGAATCCAAGCACGCCCTAGATTGTGTCCGTCTCTTTCCACTCTGCCCCAACAAATGGAGAAGAACAAAAGATTGCTACAATGATCGGCCTGCAGCGCACGATCTGCTCGTAGTTTCTCCAAGAGCAAACCGTTTCATTCTCCAAGAGGAACGAACTAGCACAGCAGACGACAGATCACTCGACTACTCGCGCAGAGCCGCTTACCCTGGGAACGTGCATAGCTTAGGTCTGCAGTGTAGCAAGCTAGGCATAcgtcctgttcgctggttggtttctggactgataagcccgactgatgctggtttgttgtgagagaaaaacactgttggctggatGATAAATCCTGACTGAACCAATATGCGAAGAGACTAATAGGCTCGAACAGTATCCCAAGCTCCAATACTCTCTCCGTCCCGGTTTCCGTCAAATGTTGCCTGAAACAAGACAAACTGGCGATTATTAGTTACACACGCAATCCTGTGATGGGAGGGCGGAGGCGGCGACACATCCCGGCCGACTAGTCCACTCCTTGGAGGCATGGACTGGGGTAGAACCATGCGGAACCTGTTAAAAATAattagaaaaatataattaactaCTAGTAGGAGGTTTTGATATGCGTGCAATTTTTAGTAgtgcaaacaaacaaacaaaaacaacATTTCCCCCTTGACCTTCTGTTTCAACAAGAAAAAAGTTTTGAAGTTCTATTCCGTCCACCTCCATGTGTTGATTGCTTACGACAGGTAAGCGTAAATTCGCCGCTGTGGGAAGTCGTCATTCCTTCAACATGTAGCATTTGCTTATATGCAGCCATCTTGTGCTCTTGTTTCGAACACTCTGCAGTAAAACTTACAGTCATCATGCAGAGTCTTTTGTCACTTGCCAACATGGCTTTCACGAAAGCTGTACTCGCTTCAGGTGAGCCATAGATATCCAATGGTCTGGGTGATCATTGCACTCCTGCAATACATATACAGAAAAAAAAAGTTGAGTATATattgtacttcctccattcaaaattccaaattataagatgctttgacttttttagatTCATAACTTTTCTTACGCAACTAGATACATATTATATCTGCATACAtaataaaagttatgtatctaaaaatgccaaaacgttttataattttGGATGGGGGATTTTTAGAGAGGAGTCATTGTTTATTTGGGAAAGGGAAATAAATAAGGAAAAATCTATATAACCCCTTACATATCCAgggtggtctacataaccccctaaACTATAAAACCATATATCGTACGTATTAAACTTTGCGAAACCGGACAAATAATCCCTTGAGTGGCTTTGCTAGGTGGTTTTACATACGTGGCGCTCCATGCTGGCTGTCTTAGATGACGTGGTGTCCAGCCCCACCTACCAGCCCGCACCACCACCGCCAATCGCGTGAACGCGTTGCTCCTGTCCTCGCCGCTTTCTCGTCACGTCTCGCGGACTCCCCATCTCTCTGCTTCCCAACGCAGCGGCGATGATAGGCAGGGAAGGAGCTGCAGGGCGGTGGCACAAAGAGAGGAAGGGTAAGAGGCGCGACGTCCATGCACGTCGTACGTAGCCTATACGAGGACGAGGACGTACGTACGGCGCATGGCTTTGGGCTTTGGCCCACCGGCCAGCTGCTGCTGTTACGAGCTACCTACGACGCAGTTTGATCATAGGCTAGCAAGAAGCACGCTGATGCATGGGCTAACAAGAAGCAAGCTGATGCAAGCAGTTCTTCTCGCCGTGGTCCCGTGCCCAGCGCCGTGCCGCCGTCAGGTACAGTGCCAGGCACAGCTCGCCCAGCTGCGCAGCCGACGCTCGCGCTCTCCACGGCGTTGGCCGCATGGCGTCGGACGCAGCCCCGGCGTCGCCGTCGAGATCGCCAGGTATCATCAATCCTGCTGGACGCGTCGTCGCCGGAGCTCTTGTTGATGGCCCCCGGAGCGCGATGCGCACGCCCTGACTCCCTCGTCCTCTGTGCTCCACATACCCGTCGAGAGCCGCAGCCGGCCGTTCTGCCCCGACCCTGGTCTACGTCGCCTCGGCCCCACACAACGTTGTCCCACTGCTACAGAAAGTATTTCCAGGGGTGACCGGTAATTCTTTGTAGGGGCGATTTTTCCAGCCGCCTCTACGCAAGGGTctatacaaatcatgtatttgtagggacggttcccagGCCACCcatacaaatctatttgtagggacggctcgtattatcagccgcccctacaaatcgatttgtaggagcggttgtagtaccagccgcccctacaaatagatattTGTAggggtttgtaggggcggttcttgaacCGCCcatacagtacgttttcccgcaaaaaaaattcaaatttacaattcctccatttttcaccttgcactcataggacttgtggcatttcttgtggcatacatagcaaaccacgaTTTATCCTTCATTAATcatcttcactcccttgatggtgttatcttgatgaagttgggcttgctccgtcttgcccttcacttgagtcaagtccttggtgaggcgagccacttcttgcttgagttgctcattctccattgcgacctcttatgtatatatttctataacaactttctcaacacaaacttgattgcacaaaggtgagtttaaacataaatcattacaagaagtagagacatcctttttaggcatgtcaaaaattgaatctttctttttaggtgcctcggtgggggttgtatcgacggcttcaagattaacaactttattagctagttcatcataatgtttgcacatggtttctattttagcgagcaaacttttataatcatcttgtgagctagctaactttcctttaattttttatttttctttacaagttgctcatcattgattgtgcaattatttgtgtttgcactagtctcaagttgctcaattttagtagatagctccatattgaGATTgtcaaaagtttcatattgttccagcaaagtagcataagcttgttgtgagctatctagtttttcttttaatttttcaagcttcttttgttgactagtgtaaactttagcaaagttaagattttattgcacaatttcatcataataaggtagctcatcatcactatcactatcatggtcactatcactagggataggctttttgttactGTCGGATGCCgtaagaaggggtaccctaagcaagacccaaaaaacgacacgtagacttcgtaaagatcgaaaccagctaaacaccgctggcctcggccgattctctgactcgcccgaggccccctcaccgctggcctcggccaaatctccgacttgcccgaggccccctcaccactgacctcgagcgactccccgccaaaggcctcggccgagccaccgaccctccgtctcacgcgaggcaggctcggcagcactccgctgcctcttccttctctcgtccctctgacaaaacgtcgtgtcgcattaactcagccaactgctgcccctgacatcggccgcatgctcggcacagtgcagcggaatggccgacgggacaggaggcaggacggggcaggggttacccgccactgtgctaaccgctatgcacatggtcgacgcccatgcctcactgagctgccaactcctgctccaaggacaacgcagcatggggagccacgtctagGCTActatggcctcggaatcagtacccaggaccaataactccctccaaggcctcggcagtttgcttcaggggctcggcagcctgaggacccACGTCCGCCAGGGCCCCCCGCGATAGCTTGGCCTCGGCActtgcagagccacagctccccacgacgtcatcacacgatgacctgcacgtcgcctggactgggcaggggttacccgccactgtactaaccaccatacACATGgtagacgcccatgcctcactgtgctgccaacttctgctccgaggacaacgcagcgtggggagccacgtctgggctactatggcctcggaatcagtacccaggtccAATAGCTCCCCAAGGCCTCggtagtttgcttcaggggctcggcagcctgaggatccacgtccgccgagccccccgcgatggctcggcctcggcatctgcagggccgctgctccctacgacgtcattgcacggtgaccagcacgtcgcccgccatgtcctgcatcaagctgtactgaagCCCCACGACGCATGAaatcgagtatgaccggcgcgtcacttctgcacgacaaggacggggccactccatcgaccataccacaacagtggccggctacagggctcggacacgccaccccatttACAGAAGCGCTGTGTAGCAATCTATGTACGGTCCCAGGTCTCCCTTGgggtataaaagggagggaccggggccatttctaggggcgatcaaaagagagaaaaacacACCGCTAGAACTAcgcactcctacgctgcttgggaacaacgcctcaagtagCCCGTGccacccacgccgagacctgggactagctccctctctcacctagtttgtaacccccctac
It contains:
- the LOC136534087 gene encoding putative E3 ubiquitin-protein ligase SINA-like 6, with amino-acid sequence MAEQSKRGSQLENGEHGHNGKKARAQAMPNGVIKREQQEIDEAAEDEEEQEEGEVSQGSSAEAMEEAQINLTFGLTLFHCRSCRLPLKPPTFKCEYGHVICGTCCNSHEQVCRGAAIYSPCVEVDAFVREAKQPCAYEEFGCKSSVVYFEAADHQRACQWAPCSCPDPGCGFFSSPVRLADHFAGAHSWPVTEVSYGKPLRVALPLPQVWHVLVGEEGRRVFLVSACTLGAAAAVSLVCVRANGDGAEGAPQFRCKLWAEAASSKESVAMMMPMVRSCSMSGAGAFSAADQAMFLAMPPEILDDVSGEAPVLMVRIDRAGAAAKSTTAPRSSGSRRLLTCTDG